A genomic stretch from Lathyrus oleraceus cultivar Zhongwan6 chromosome 2, CAAS_Psat_ZW6_1.0, whole genome shotgun sequence includes:
- the LOC127122378 gene encoding uncharacterized protein LOC127122378, translating to MPILVAPVNDQQYHMPPGFPWGMPHCYMPTRYHPQNAEAPIVTVVMYVPSPVVHTTHYNEENVYHAAPSEVVGVDEMLEGFQDQFLEMQMEINALRGKDLFGKTASELCLVPNVQILPKFKVLDFDKYKGNSCPQSHLVMYARNMSTQTDNHQLLIHYFQDSLTGVVLKWWRRIAAHICLPLEEKDMTKTFLKTLSSFYYDCIIASAPSDFTEMVNMGMRLEEAAREGRLTKEAGASSHVKKFTNNFSKKKESDVSVISYGRQRRKYQHVIVVSPVISPPMVAQCFSHNSRININNKLFPALLAKNHVYTRSPPPVPKDLPYWYKANQFCAHHQEAPGHNIENYFGLKSNVQRLIKSGILSFKDINPNVQVNPLPQHGSASVNMVYGCPGNFRIYDVRLLGENLVKKHARYNKNGFMPPHNYAACRVLCSRNSQTCLTVVTDLQDQMVQGYIVAYQARDYNQVNMVNSDNEVNVIVPQFNDSEPIQITYDSRRTSMTPLVINLTDPVPY from the exons TTATATGCCAACTAGATACCACCCTCAAAACGCTGAAGCTCCAATAGTGACTGTTGTGATGTATGTACCTTCTCCTGTGGTGCATACGACTCATTATAATGAAGAAAACGTTTATCACGCGGCTCCAAGCGAAGTTGTGGGAGTAGATGAAATGTTAGAGGGATTTCAAGACCAGTTCTTAGAAATGCAAATGGAAATCAACGCTCTTCGAGGTAAAGATCTTTTTGGCAAGACCGCTtccgaactctgcttggttcctaatgttcAAATTTTGCCCAAATTCAAAGTACTAGACTTCGATAAATACAAAGGAAATTCATGTCCTCAaagtcatttggtgatgtatgctaGGAATATGTCCACTCAGACTGACAACCATCAACTtctgatccactactttcaagacagtttaactggtgTCGTTCTTAAGTG GTGGCGTAGAATTGCTGCACATATTTGCCTTCCACTTGAAGAGAAAGATATGACTAAAACctttttgaaaactctgagttcattctactatgaCTGTATAATCGCTAGTGCACCTAgtgatttcaccgagatggtaaacatgggtATGCGACTTGAGGAAGCAGCCAGAGAGGGACGTTTGACTAAGGAAGCCGGTGCTTCTAGTCATGTTAAGAAATTCACCAATAATTTCTCCAAGAAGAAAGAATCGGATGTTAGTGTCATTTCATATGGCAGACAAAGAAGAAAGTATCAACATGTTATAGTCGTTTCACCAGTCATTAGTCCACCAATGGTAGCGCAATGTTTCAGCCACAACTCTcgcatcaacatcaacaaca AATTGTTTCCGGCGCTGCTAGCTAAAAATCATGTCTATACAAGGTCTCCACCACCCGTGCCAAAGGACCTTCCCTATTGGTACAAGGCAAATCAATTTTGTGCTCACCATCAAGAGGCACCAGGACACAACATTGAAAATTATTTTGGTCTAAAGTCAAATGTTCAGAGGCTCATCAAGAGTGGTATCCTTTCATTTAAGGATATAAACCCCAATGTTCAAGTTAATCCTCTACCGCAACATGGTTCAGCCTCAGTTAACATGGTATATGGTTGCCCGGGAAATTTCCGGATCTATGATGTACGGTTGTTGGGCGAGAACTTAGTAAAGAAACACGCCAGATATAACAAGAATGGTTTTATGCCTCCACATAATTATGCCGCTTGCAGGGTCCTCTGTTCTAGGAACTCTCAAACATGCCTAACTGTTGTAACGGATCTCCAGGATCAAATGGTCCAAGGTTACATTGTAGCCTACCAAGCCAGAGATTATAATCAGGTCAATATGGTCAATAGTGACAATGAAGTGAATGTCATAGTTCCTCAGTTCAACGACTCCGAGCCTATACAAATTACTTATGACAGTCGGAGGACTTCTATGACTCCTCTGGTCATTAACTTAACGGACCCAGTTCCATACTAG